Part of the Legionella cardiaca genome, TGGCTTTTATTACAGGATACATCAACGAGCTCTATGGGAACTAATTATTACACGGTAAAAGACACTGATAATTTTAGAATTATTCGGCAATCAGCGGATTACAGTTATCGAACATTTGGCATCAATTCAAATACAACCCTAACAGCTGGACAAAATTTTTATTTAGATCCGCAGAATTCGGTCATGATGGATACCGTGTCTCTACGCCAAACATTGATAAATTTGGGCGATCACTTGGACTTGGATTTTACTGCTGCTACAGCCGATTTACATTATAGCCCTACCCCAGAGGATGCCTGGCATCCTTTCTTATGGCGGACAGGATTTTTCTTTCATCCCAATGATTACTGGTCATTCGCTGCTTACAATAGCCAGGAGGTAGTGGAAGCAATTCCTGCCTTACAGAATAAAATACAGTTTAATACCAGTGAGGGCACCTTAATTATTCATCCGATTTCACGGGTTTATTCTCGTTTTTCATTATTTCATAATGAATTTACGGATGAAAATAGACGTGATGGCGAATCGATAGCAGTGAATTATTTATTGATGCGTCAACTGGCTTTGTTCACTGAATTTCGTTACCGCAATTATCGTAATTCGCTCTATAGCAATGGGAATTATTTTAGTCCTGCTAAATTGGAAGAAAAATCCATAAATCTTATTCTTAAGAGACGAATATCTGCAACCTGGGCTGTTTACACCGAAGGTGGAATAGGCCGTCAAGCAATATTACCCACGCCGTTTGATGAGGAACAGAAAGCGCCTACATTTTCATATGATCTGAATATAACCGGAGCCCTAACAAATAATTTGCGCGTCAACGTCATTTATGGGTACAGCCAAAATGCTTTTGGCTCATTTGTAGGCAGTTATGCCCGAACTTATTTTGCAATTAATTTCAAACTTTTTATGAATTAAAGTAATACTTTTATCTAATACTGCTGCACCATTACAATAATAAGGCCCTTATCTAATGGAAACTAATGAATTAGTCTATGCTGTAAAGCGCATCTTCATCTCTATTTTCATGTTTAAAGGTAAGTTTCATTTGTTTTTGAATAAACAATACGTCATGCCCGCGTATGGACGTGAAAGCTCGTACAGAGCAGCTCAGCTTTAGAAAAATGCCGCCACTATGTCGCTTAGATTAGAGTTCACGCCACAGATAAAATGATAAGAAGGTGCATAGATAGTTAGTCAGGCCTAATCTTTGCATTGTAAAGTCATTCTTTATATGATCGCGTTATTTTAATTATTATTAAATTTCAATGTGGATAATTTGGCTTCGTTTATTCTCTTTTTTAGTGATGGCATAGTAATTATTCCATTTATTGTATTTGGACTTATTTGCCTTGATCGCAGTATGTTTAACAATGCAGCATACCTGGTTTTAATCAGCATATTGATTAATGTGGCTTTAAAGGTAAGTTTTCAAATCCCCTTACCAGCATCGGTAGCCAAAAACTGGTTCGCCTTTCCCAGTGGTCATATGCAGATGGCTGCAGTTTTTTATGGATGGTTAGCCTGTAGAATCAATTTTCTTTGGTTTAGAATTCTTGTTACCGTCATTTTATTTGGCATTGGTTTTAGCTTGATACATCTGGGCTATCATAATGTGTGTGATGTTATTGGCGCGCTTTTTTTTGCTCTTTTGATAGTAACAGGGTATCAAAGGTTGTTATCTAAAACTCCGCAAAATCTAATCTGGATTCTTTTATCTACAGCAATTTGCTTATTAGTCTATATTCAGCTTGTATATGCCAAGATTCCTACCCATGCCAAGGTAGCATTTTATGCCTTATTGATTTTGCTGCTAGCAAAAAAATTAGTAATGTCTAGAAGAACCAGAAATAAACACCATCAATAACAATAGCTTGATGGTGCTTATCCTTTAAAATTTAAGAGTATTATCTTGACCTGGTATAGGCTCTGGTTTCTTAATAGGTTCTACATCGGGCAATGGTTCCGGTTCGATTTCAGGTTCCTGAATCGGTTCAGTTTCCGGACGTGTTGAGGGATCGGGCTCATTTGGTTCGGGTAAGGGTGGGTCTTCCAATGGTGCGTCCTGGTTATTATTTTCCATATTACCGCCTAACATACCAACCAGTTGAAAGAGAGCAATTTTGATTTGTACTAACTCACCCGCTATACGATTTAACTCAAAACTTGCTTGTACAGTTTCCTTTGAGACTTCCATATCTGACTCCAAGTATCTGAAACGATACAATTTAAATACGGTGATAATTGGAAAGTCATGTATTCCCTTCACTTAGCCTCCTTTGAGTTAACTTTCCAGAAGCAAAGAGTGAACAAAAAATGTGCACTCACTTTAAACTTACCACACGTGTGGAACTTGTC contains:
- a CDS encoding phosphatase PAP2 family protein, which encodes MDNLASFILFFSDGIVIIPFIVFGLICLDRSMFNNAAYLVLISILINVALKVSFQIPLPASVAKNWFAFPSGHMQMAAVFYGWLACRINFLWFRILVTVILFGIGFSLIHLGYHNVCDVIGALFFALLIVTGYQRLLSKTPQNLIWILLSTAICLLVYIQLVYAKIPTHAKVAFYALLILLLAKKLVMSRRTRNKHHQ